In one window of Dethiosulfovibrio peptidovorans DNA:
- a CDS encoding cold-shock protein: MKGTVKWFNGTKGYGFITTEEGNDVFVHFSAIQMDGYKTLDENDVVEFDITDGDKGPQASNVVRI, translated from the coding sequence ATGAAGGGCACAGTCAAATGGTTCAACGGCACCAAGGGATATGGTTTTATCACCACAGAGGAAGGGAACGACGTGTTCGTCCACTTCAGCGCAATTCAGATGGATGGATATAAGACTCTTGATGAGAACGACGTAGTCGAGTTCGATATCACCGATGGTGATAAGGGCCCCCAAGCGTCGAACGTGGTCAGAATCTGA
- the glpX gene encoding fructose-bisphosphatase class II: MTNRTCVDRTPDRNMALEFCRGTEAAAMAAGRWMGRGNKNAADGAAVNAMRYMLNTIHMDGVVVIGEGEKDEAPMLFNGEALGTGDGPQVDIAVDPIDGTRLTALGLSGAISVVAVAPRGTLFDPKCVFYMNKLVVGPEAKDVVNIEASVAENIQNVAKAKKKDVCDVTVVVLDRPRHADLIADIRSAGARIKLIPDGDIAGALLTCKTDRGADMLMGIGGTPEAVITACAVKALGGSMQGKLWTRDDHDRSCAQAQGLNLEQVLTLNDLVSSDDVFFSATGVTDGDFLSGVRYESERIVTNSLVMRSKSGTVRYVEAIHRPKKLDAISGIDYKHCG; the protein is encoded by the coding sequence ATGACGAATCGAACCTGCGTTGATCGTACACCCGACCGTAATATGGCGTTGGAATTCTGTCGGGGAACCGAGGCAGCCGCTATGGCTGCTGGGCGGTGGATGGGCCGGGGGAACAAGAACGCCGCCGATGGGGCGGCCGTGAACGCTATGCGATATATGCTCAACACTATCCACATGGACGGAGTGGTGGTCATTGGCGAGGGCGAGAAGGACGAAGCCCCCATGTTGTTCAACGGCGAGGCTCTGGGGACCGGTGATGGTCCCCAGGTAGATATAGCCGTGGATCCTATCGACGGAACCCGACTTACGGCTCTGGGGTTGAGCGGTGCCATCAGCGTGGTGGCTGTAGCACCTCGGGGAACTCTGTTCGATCCTAAATGCGTGTTCTACATGAATAAGTTGGTGGTTGGCCCGGAGGCTAAGGATGTCGTGAATATTGAGGCTTCCGTGGCGGAGAACATCCAGAACGTTGCCAAAGCCAAGAAAAAAGATGTTTGCGACGTGACCGTCGTCGTGTTGGATCGCCCGAGACACGCCGATCTTATCGCCGATATACGTTCCGCTGGAGCCAGGATCAAGCTTATCCCCGACGGAGATATCGCCGGAGCTCTCCTGACCTGCAAGACCGATCGGGGTGCCGATATGCTTATGGGAATTGGCGGGACGCCCGAGGCCGTTATCACAGCGTGTGCTGTCAAGGCATTGGGAGGCAGTATGCAGGGCAAACTCTGGACCCGAGATGACCACGACCGGTCATGTGCCCAAGCCCAGGGATTGAACTTGGAGCAGGTCCTGACCCTGAACGATCTGGTCTCCAGTGACGACGTTTTCTTCTCAGCTACGGGGGTAACCGACGGTGATTTTCTGTCGGGCGTTCGGTACGAAAGCGAGCGGATCGTTACCAATTCCCTGGTTATGCGGTCCAAGAGCGGCACAGTTCGATATGTGGAGGCGATTCATCGTCCTAAAAAACTTGACGCTATCAGTGGAATCGATTATAAACATTGTGGATAG
- a CDS encoding adenylosuccinate lyase, translating into MIRRYETDEMRKIWSLENQYRTWMNVEIEASRVWCDLGAIPKDAMDDIQARSDFDVDSIARIEAEVHHDVIAFVTDMASHVGPSGRYIHMGLTSSDVLDTASALRLMAALDVILAQVDSLLDVLWKTADHHRRTPCVGRSHGIHAEPTTFGLKVLNWYSQISRDRERLAVAQEAIGYGTFSGAVGTFAHSSPDFEEKVCAALGLKADPVSTQVVQRDRHAQVSYALASLGCGMERIAMEIRHLQRTEVMEVLEPFGSKQKGSSAMPHKKNPILCERITGMARLLRSYHLAALENVALWHERDISHSSVERIAWPDSFHLAHYMARLLEQVVRGMTVDVDQMRRNLDLTKGLVFSQRVLLGLVERGLSREDAYAVVQSNAMRCWDGEGTFRDLLGVDDRVVASLSGDDLDALFAEDHYFRHVDAVFDRFTRSGREEVL; encoded by the coding sequence ATGATCAGGCGCTATGAGACCGACGAGATGAGAAAAATATGGTCCCTCGAAAATCAATACAGAACCTGGATGAACGTCGAGATCGAGGCGTCTCGGGTCTGGTGTGACCTGGGCGCTATCCCTAAAGACGCCATGGACGATATCCAGGCCAGGAGCGACTTCGATGTGGACTCCATCGCCCGTATTGAGGCGGAGGTCCATCACGACGTGATCGCCTTCGTCACCGATATGGCTTCGCACGTGGGACCCAGCGGACGGTATATCCACATGGGACTTACCAGCAGCGATGTTCTGGATACTGCCAGTGCCCTTCGGCTTATGGCGGCGCTGGACGTGATTTTGGCTCAGGTGGATTCCCTTCTGGATGTTTTGTGGAAAACCGCCGATCATCACCGTCGGACTCCCTGTGTGGGGCGGTCCCACGGTATTCATGCTGAGCCCACAACCTTTGGTTTGAAGGTCCTGAACTGGTACTCTCAAATTTCCAGAGATCGGGAACGTCTGGCGGTGGCTCAAGAGGCTATCGGATACGGTACGTTCTCTGGAGCTGTCGGGACCTTTGCTCACAGCTCGCCGGATTTTGAGGAAAAGGTCTGTGCTGCCCTGGGGCTCAAGGCCGATCCTGTATCTACTCAGGTTGTCCAGAGAGATCGTCATGCCCAGGTATCCTATGCTCTCGCGAGTCTGGGATGTGGTATGGAGCGTATCGCGATGGAGATTCGCCATCTTCAGCGGACCGAGGTCATGGAGGTACTGGAGCCGTTTGGTAGCAAACAGAAGGGATCGTCGGCTATGCCTCATAAAAAAAATCCCATCCTCTGCGAGAGGATCACCGGCATGGCGCGTCTTCTGAGGTCGTATCACTTGGCTGCCTTGGAGAACGTGGCTCTATGGCACGAGCGGGACATTAGCCACTCGTCGGTAGAGAGAATTGCCTGGCCCGACTCGTTTCACCTGGCCCACTACATGGCTCGGCTTCTGGAACAGGTAGTCCGAGGTATGACCGTCGATGTCGATCAGATGAGGCGGAACCTGGATCTCACGAAAGGGTTGGTTTTCAGCCAGAGGGTGCTGTTGGGCCTGGTCGAGCGGGGGCTGAGTCGAGAGGATGCCTATGCTGTCGTCCAGTCCAACGCCATGAGATGTTGGGATGGGGAGGGGACGTTTAGGGATCTTCTTGGGGTAGACGACCGGGTGGTGGCCTCCCTCAGTGGAGATGACTTGGACGCCCTTTTTGCCGAGGATCACTATTTCCGTCACGTGGATGCTGTTTTCGACCGTTTTACCCGATCAGGGCGAGAGGAGGTCTTGTGA